The following proteins are encoded in a genomic region of Planococcus lenghuensis:
- a CDS encoding DegV family protein, protein MKIFADSASDLPKSFFEQNGVGLFPLRVHIGEQEFQDILTIDSKKVYEEIRNGQHPKTSQASPEDMLAAFEQLAQQGETGLYIAFSSELSGTHNTAVMVAEQVREEHPELQLTIIDTKCASLGYGLIVEEAVDMLHAGKSAQEIEEHTRFMAAHMEHLFTVEDLDYLARGGRVSRASAFVGGLLNIKPLLHVEDGKLIPLEKLRGRKKVMKRMLDVMAERGEKLDEQRIAISHGDDEAVALEMKQAIEERFNPKTVEVHLIGSVIAAHTGPGTLAVFFLNKAL, encoded by the coding sequence ATGAAAATCTTTGCTGACAGTGCATCTGATTTACCGAAATCCTTTTTTGAACAAAACGGTGTGGGATTGTTTCCGCTCCGGGTACATATCGGAGAACAGGAATTCCAGGATATCCTGACCATCGATTCAAAAAAAGTCTATGAAGAAATCCGGAATGGCCAACATCCGAAAACATCCCAGGCTTCTCCTGAAGATATGCTGGCTGCTTTTGAACAACTTGCCCAACAGGGTGAAACCGGACTTTACATCGCTTTTTCATCTGAGTTATCCGGCACACACAACACGGCTGTCATGGTGGCCGAGCAAGTGCGCGAAGAGCATCCGGAACTTCAACTGACGATCATTGATACGAAATGCGCATCGCTTGGATATGGATTGATTGTAGAAGAAGCCGTCGATATGCTGCACGCCGGCAAGTCAGCTCAGGAAATTGAAGAACATACCCGGTTTATGGCAGCTCATATGGAACATCTTTTCACAGTGGAAGACCTCGACTATTTAGCCCGCGGCGGCCGGGTCTCCAGAGCCAGCGCTTTTGTCGGCGGGCTGTTGAATATTAAACCGCTTCTTCATGTAGAAGACGGCAAACTGATCCCGCTTGAAAAGTTGCGGGGCCGTAAAAAAGTCATGAAGCGCATGCTTGATGTAATGGCAGAGCGCGGTGAAAAACTGGATGAACAGCGCATCGCCATTAGTCATGGAGACGATGAAGCGGTAGCGCTAGAAATGAAACAGGCGATCGAAGAACGATTTAACCCGAAAACGGTTGAAGTCCACTTGATCGGTTCCGTAATTGCCGCACATACAGGTCCCGGTACCCTGGCTGTCTTTTTCTTGAACAAAGCGCTGTAA
- a CDS encoding metal-sulfur cluster assembly factor codes for MDQEMRDSMMGALEQVIDPELGIDIVNLGLIYDVELQEEGKAVVTMTLTSLGCPMGPMIVDQVKTALSELPEVNEVEVNIVWQPAWSKDHMSRYAKMALGVR; via the coding sequence ATGGATCAGGAAATGCGCGACAGCATGATGGGAGCATTGGAGCAGGTTATTGACCCGGAGCTTGGCATCGATATCGTCAATCTTGGGCTCATCTACGATGTGGAGCTCCAGGAAGAAGGAAAAGCAGTTGTGACGATGACATTGACATCACTGGGCTGCCCGATGGGTCCGATGATTGTGGATCAGGTAAAAACAGCTTTATCAGAACTTCCCGAAGTGAATGAAGTTGAAGTAAATATCGTCTGGCAGCCGGCATGGTCGAAAGATCACATGTCCCGCTATGCAAAAATGGCACTTGGCGTAAGATAA
- a CDS encoding alpha-amylase family glycosyl hydrolase produces the protein MGKKWITGFLAGLLALSVMTPAQAAEERTIEDETVYDILVDRFFNKEVQNDYDVDTRDANAFNGGDFAGLLENLEHVEKLGFTMLSIGPIFATDSYDGREVSDYSLLERHFGTAEELKAVIEEAHDRGIRIIVDVPTQKLSADHLWIQEYPEWATENEDGTFALNTENPDVQKALIEAFREFINTYNVDGLRLQDTDELAPEFINVFADSLKEVRPLYILSDSPLSEEAAIDLDATVLPEAEEVLREAYRTADTDTAALIDLMERSEGQLIRIDSLESSRFTAGVLESTMYPPTRWKLVFAQLLSMPGIPVVQYGSEIAVTGSGPPESHDILNLRVDEELINYIGDWTSLRNESEALRTGELEVLAADDGWFVYKRSNEEESWIIAINNTTDTQHLTIPGEVIGNSQEMRGLFESDIVRQNDEGDYQITLNRELAEAYTVMEERGLNSWYFVALALVFVLFVLFLWLVWRRGKRPAQQ, from the coding sequence TTGGGCAAGAAATGGATCACGGGTTTCCTCGCAGGATTGCTGGCGCTGTCTGTCATGACGCCTGCGCAGGCGGCGGAAGAACGCACAATCGAAGACGAAACTGTTTACGATATACTGGTGGATCGTTTTTTTAATAAGGAAGTACAGAATGATTATGACGTGGACACGCGGGATGCCAATGCCTTCAATGGCGGGGATTTTGCCGGCCTTCTTGAAAATCTGGAGCACGTCGAAAAACTTGGGTTTACGATGTTGTCCATCGGGCCAATATTTGCAACAGATTCGTACGACGGAAGAGAAGTTTCGGATTATAGCTTGCTGGAGCGGCATTTCGGTACAGCTGAAGAACTGAAAGCGGTGATTGAAGAAGCGCATGACCGCGGAATCAGGATCATCGTGGACGTTCCTACACAGAAACTCAGTGCAGATCATCTTTGGATACAGGAATATCCGGAATGGGCCACAGAAAATGAAGATGGGACATTCGCACTTAATACTGAGAACCCTGATGTACAGAAAGCGCTGATTGAAGCATTTCGCGAATTCATTAACACCTATAACGTTGATGGACTAAGACTGCAGGATACAGATGAATTGGCTCCAGAGTTCATCAACGTATTTGCTGATTCGCTGAAAGAAGTACGGCCGCTTTACATTCTAAGCGACAGTCCGCTTTCTGAGGAAGCTGCAATCGACCTGGATGCGACGGTATTGCCTGAAGCTGAAGAAGTTCTTCGGGAAGCATACCGGACAGCGGATACAGATACTGCGGCGCTGATCGACTTGATGGAGAGAAGCGAAGGGCAGCTCATCCGGATTGATTCACTGGAAAGTTCCCGGTTTACAGCGGGTGTGCTTGAATCAACGATGTATCCGCCTACCCGGTGGAAGCTGGTATTTGCTCAGCTGCTGTCGATGCCGGGAATACCGGTGGTCCAGTATGGCTCTGAAATTGCGGTTACTGGATCCGGTCCGCCTGAATCACACGATATCCTCAATTTGCGCGTGGATGAAGAGCTGATCAACTATATCGGCGATTGGACCTCTCTCCGCAATGAGTCGGAAGCACTCCGCACCGGTGAATTAGAAGTGCTCGCAGCTGATGATGGTTGGTTCGTATATAAGCGGTCGAATGAAGAAGAGTCATGGATCATCGCGATCAACAATACGACCGATACGCAACATTTGACGATTCCGGGAGAAGTAATTGGGAACAGCCAGGAAATGCGGGGATTGTTTGAAAGTGATATCGTCCGGCAGAACGACGAAGGGGACTACCAGATTACACTGAACCGGGAACTGGCAGAAGCTTATACCGTGATGGAAGAACGGGGACTGAACAGCTGGTATTTTGTTGCACTGGCACTTGTTTTCGTCCTGTTTGTCCTGTTTCTGTGGCTTGTCTGGCGCAGAGGCAAGCGACCGGCTCAGCAATAG
- a CDS encoding ATP-dependent Clp protease ATP-binding subunit: MNINEEQKTPLEQFGRNLIEQAQSGKMDPVIGRDQEIRNVIRILSRKTKNNPVLIGEPGVGKTAIVEGLAQRIVKNDVPEGLKDHILYELDMSALIAGAKYRGEFEERLKGVLKEVKESDGRIILFIDELHTIVGAGKTEGAMDAGNMLKPMLARGELHCIGATTLDEYRMHIEKDPALERRFQQVMVREPSVEDSVSILRGLKERFELHHGVRIHDRAIIAAAALSDRYITERFLPDKAIDLIDEACALIRTEIDSMPQELDETTRRLMQLEIEEQALLKEKDEASKKRLSQLQAEINVLKETTEDMKARWDEEKRALKAIQEKRSQLDTARRQLEDAENKYDLNRAAELRHGRIPQMEKELVKLEGALQQGDGQRLLREEVTEEEIAGIVARWTGIPVTKLIEGEREKLLRLNDTLKERVIGQDNAVQLVTEAVWRARAGIKDPNKPIGSFIFLGPTGVGKTELAKALAANLFDSEDHFIRIDMSEYMEKHSVSRLVGAPPGYIGFEEGGQLTEAVRRNPYSVVLLDEIEKAHPDVANILLQVLDDGRITDSQGRLVNFSNTVVIMTSNIGSAFIADSSEHETEDLVMAELRNHFRPELLNRIDDIIIFHSLGNAHFYGIAKKMMKDLEQRVSQQGISLDVADSVIRYVVEAGTDSVFGARPLKRFIQREIETRVARELIKGGVTEGATLQLTMENGNLTILNVPSV, encoded by the coding sequence ATGAATATTAATGAAGAACAAAAAACACCATTGGAGCAATTCGGCCGTAATCTGATTGAACAAGCCCAGTCCGGTAAGATGGACCCAGTCATCGGGCGGGATCAGGAAATCCGGAATGTGATCCGAATCTTGTCCCGGAAAACGAAGAATAACCCTGTGCTGATCGGTGAACCGGGTGTCGGGAAAACGGCAATCGTTGAAGGGCTCGCTCAGCGGATTGTAAAGAATGACGTGCCGGAAGGTCTGAAAGATCACATACTGTATGAACTGGATATGAGCGCACTTATCGCAGGCGCTAAATACCGCGGTGAATTCGAGGAACGGCTGAAAGGCGTCCTTAAAGAAGTGAAGGAGTCGGACGGCCGCATCATTCTGTTCATTGATGAATTGCATACAATTGTTGGGGCAGGAAAGACGGAAGGCGCCATGGATGCAGGCAATATGCTTAAACCAATGCTGGCACGCGGTGAATTGCATTGCATCGGAGCAACAACGCTTGATGAATACCGCATGCATATCGAAAAAGATCCGGCTCTTGAACGGCGCTTTCAGCAGGTGATGGTGCGTGAGCCTTCTGTGGAGGATTCAGTTTCAATTCTCCGCGGTTTGAAAGAACGATTTGAACTGCACCACGGTGTCCGGATTCATGACCGGGCGATTATCGCAGCCGCTGCATTATCGGACCGGTATATCACAGAGCGGTTCCTGCCGGATAAAGCGATCGATCTGATCGACGAGGCCTGTGCACTCATCCGGACGGAAATCGACTCCATGCCACAGGAACTTGATGAAACAACCCGGCGTCTGATGCAGCTTGAAATCGAAGAACAGGCTCTGTTAAAAGAAAAAGATGAAGCGAGCAAGAAGCGGCTGAGCCAGCTGCAGGCAGAGATCAATGTCCTGAAAGAAACAACAGAAGATATGAAGGCCCGTTGGGATGAAGAAAAAAGAGCCTTGAAGGCCATTCAGGAAAAACGCAGCCAGTTGGATACTGCCCGGCGTCAGTTGGAAGATGCAGAAAACAAGTATGACCTGAACCGGGCTGCTGAACTCCGACACGGCCGGATTCCGCAAATGGAAAAAGAGTTGGTGAAACTGGAAGGTGCACTGCAGCAGGGAGACGGCCAGCGTCTGTTGCGCGAGGAAGTGACGGAAGAAGAAATTGCAGGGATTGTTGCCCGCTGGACAGGAATCCCGGTAACCAAGCTCATTGAAGGAGAACGGGAGAAACTGCTCCGGCTCAATGATACGCTGAAAGAACGCGTTATTGGTCAGGACAATGCCGTGCAGCTTGTAACTGAAGCGGTATGGCGGGCGAGGGCCGGCATCAAAGATCCGAATAAGCCAATCGGTTCATTCATTTTTCTTGGCCCGACCGGTGTTGGGAAGACAGAACTTGCTAAAGCACTTGCTGCGAATCTGTTTGATTCCGAAGATCATTTCATCCGTATCGATATGTCGGAGTATATGGAAAAACACAGTGTTTCCCGGCTCGTCGGCGCCCCTCCCGGCTATATTGGGTTTGAAGAGGGCGGCCAGCTAACAGAAGCGGTACGCCGGAATCCTTATTCTGTCGTGCTGCTGGATGAAATTGAAAAGGCGCATCCCGATGTGGCGAATATCCTGCTGCAAGTGCTCGATGACGGCCGGATTACGGACAGTCAGGGAAGACTGGTGAACTTTTCGAATACGGTAGTCATTATGACATCAAATATTGGATCGGCGTTTATTGCTGATAGCAGTGAACACGAAACGGAAGATCTAGTCATGGCTGAATTGCGCAACCATTTCCGCCCTGAACTGCTGAACCGGATTGATGACATCATCATCTTTCATTCACTCGGCAATGCGCATTTTTATGGGATCGCCAAGAAAATGATGAAAGATCTTGAACAGCGGGTGAGTCAGCAAGGCATCAGCCTGGATGTCGCTGACAGTGTGATCCGATATGTAGTTGAAGCCGGAACAGACTCCGTATTTGGTGCACGGCCGTTAAAGCGGTTCATTCAGCGTGAAATCGAAACGCGGGTCGCCCGGGAGCTGATCAAGGGCGGAGTTACGGAAGGCGCGACTCTCCAGCTGACGATGGAAAATGGAAACTTAACTATTCTTAATGTCCCATCTGTTTAA
- a CDS encoding fumarylacetoacetate hydrolase family protein, with amino-acid sequence MKLLSFRYSGEVRFGPKVKKEEAVWDVLKIQQELQPLKSFPETLIEGVSLGMEFVEQVRKLTEAAKQSDHPEQFKHSFMDIEWLAPIPRPLKNIIGIGKNYEDHAKEMGDSVPEAVVVFTKSPTTIAGDEATVPVHADLTDQYDYEGELAVVIGKAGRAIPKQLAYDHVFGYTIANDLTARDLQKKHQQFFLGKSLPGSCPMGPYLVSKDEIAPMQQLSIVTKVNDEVRQNGTTANMIRAVDDLISEVSKYVALEPGDILLTGTPAGVGKGFNPPKFLKAGDTVKISIEGIGTLVTHLE; translated from the coding sequence ATGAAGCTGTTATCATTCCGCTACTCAGGCGAAGTGCGATTCGGTCCGAAAGTAAAAAAGGAAGAAGCAGTATGGGATGTTCTGAAAATCCAGCAGGAACTGCAGCCGTTGAAGTCGTTTCCGGAAACCCTGATTGAAGGGGTTTCTCTCGGTATGGAATTTGTAGAACAAGTCCGTAAATTGACGGAAGCGGCAAAGCAGTCAGATCACCCTGAACAATTCAAACACTCTTTTATGGATATTGAATGGCTGGCACCAATTCCGCGGCCGTTGAAAAATATCATTGGCATTGGAAAAAACTATGAAGATCATGCAAAAGAAATGGGCGATTCGGTTCCTGAAGCCGTGGTGGTTTTCACAAAATCACCGACTACTATAGCCGGCGATGAAGCAACGGTTCCCGTTCATGCAGATCTGACAGATCAATATGATTATGAAGGTGAATTGGCAGTCGTCATAGGGAAAGCAGGAAGAGCTATTCCCAAGCAGCTCGCGTATGATCACGTGTTCGGTTACACGATTGCCAATGATCTGACCGCCCGGGATCTGCAGAAAAAACACCAGCAATTCTTCCTTGGCAAGAGCCTGCCCGGTTCCTGTCCAATGGGACCGTATCTTGTATCGAAAGATGAAATTGCCCCGATGCAGCAACTATCCATCGTCACGAAAGTGAATGATGAAGTGCGGCAGAACGGGACGACTGCGAACATGATCCGTGCTGTAGATGACCTGATCAGTGAAGTATCCAAATATGTTGCTTTGGAACCAGGCGATATTTTGTTGACCGGTACACCAGCCGGCGTTGGCAAAGGATTCAATCCGCCGAAGTTCCTGAAAGCCGGCGATACAGTTAAAATCTCGATTGAAGGCATCGGCACACTTGTGACACATTTGGAATAA
- a CDS encoding YisL family protein — protein sequence MDFLTASTHLHITTWVVGLILFFAAAAMAADSKGRKITQMILRVFYILIIITGGALFFEFSSINAMEYGLKFLFGLLTIGMMEMVLVRGKKGKSTGLFWLLFAVFLFVTLFYGFRLPLNLDFLAF from the coding sequence TTGGACTTTCTTACAGCATCAACACATTTGCACATCACAACATGGGTCGTCGGTCTGATTTTGTTTTTTGCAGCGGCAGCCATGGCTGCGGACTCAAAAGGCCGAAAAATTACACAGATGATTTTGCGGGTGTTCTACATCCTGATCATCATCACAGGTGGTGCCTTGTTCTTCGAGTTCTCTTCCATTAATGCGATGGAGTATGGCCTGAAATTCCTATTCGGCCTGCTGACGATCGGTATGATGGAAATGGTACTGGTTCGGGGCAAGAAAGGAAAATCAACGGGGCTATTCTGGCTGCTGTTTGCTGTTTTCCTGTTTGTAACATTGTTCTACGGATTCAGACTTCCACTGAACCTCGATTTTCTAGCATTTTAA
- a CDS encoding alpha/beta fold hydrolase, which translates to MKVIKEQWGEIPVLHTGPDAQFNEPLPTVVFLHGFTSAKEHNLHYAYQLAEKGIRTILPDAILHGERTEPIDQVQQSMRFWETVLTSIDELAFLNTHVQQEGLADSEIGVAGTSMGGITALGALTVYPWIRTAAIMMGSAGYVQFAEAQMQQFESRGFKLPLTEEERETMMTSLAQFDLTKNRQKLEGRPVYFWHGEKDVTVPFEPTFGFYQLLLEDYAEFPERIRFIRDRQAGHAVSREGMLEATSWLAAHLMKQEAR; encoded by the coding sequence ATGAAAGTGATAAAAGAACAATGGGGAGAAATCCCTGTGCTGCACACGGGGCCGGATGCGCAGTTCAATGAGCCGCTGCCAACCGTCGTTTTTCTTCATGGATTTACAAGCGCAAAGGAACATAATCTGCATTATGCTTACCAATTAGCCGAAAAAGGCATCCGGACAATCTTGCCTGATGCCATTCTCCATGGTGAGCGGACGGAACCAATCGATCAGGTTCAGCAAAGTATGCGATTCTGGGAAACTGTTCTGACATCAATCGATGAACTGGCTTTCCTTAACACACATGTCCAGCAAGAGGGATTGGCAGACAGCGAGATTGGCGTTGCCGGTACTTCCATGGGTGGAATTACAGCACTGGGTGCACTGACAGTTTATCCATGGATCCGAACTGCGGCCATTATGATGGGATCGGCTGGGTATGTACAATTTGCAGAAGCACAAATGCAGCAATTCGAATCCCGTGGATTCAAGCTGCCGCTTACAGAAGAAGAACGGGAGACGATGATGACATCGCTTGCGCAGTTTGACTTGACGAAGAATCGCCAGAAACTGGAAGGGCGGCCGGTCTACTTCTGGCATGGAGAGAAAGATGTAACGGTGCCGTTTGAGCCGACATTTGGTTTCTATCAATTACTGCTTGAAGATTACGCGGAGTTCCCGGAACGAATCCGATTCATCCGTGACCGGCAGGCCGGGCATGCCGTTTCCCGTGAAGGGATGCTTGAAGCCACTTCTTGGCTGGCAGCTCATTTGATGAAACAGGAAGCACGCTGA
- a CDS encoding Cof-type HAD-IIB family hydrolase, translating into MKQHLIVLDLDGTLLTDEKVISAKTKRILQKAMAAGHQVMIATGRPYRASGIYYEELELTTPIVNFNGAFVHHPSDARWGVHHSPISLNVVHEVVESLHDFDFYNVVAEVKDDVYVHQHDEKLLNIFKFGDPEVTVGDLRNYLKADPTSMLIHAPVEKVPLIHDHLNAVHAEAIDHRRWGAPWHVIEIVRSGMNKAVGLDRVAKSLDIPRERIIAFGDEDNDLEMIEYAGVGVAMDNAIDSLKSIANEITSSNNADGIAELLADRLKL; encoded by the coding sequence ATGAAACAGCATTTAATTGTCCTCGATTTGGACGGAACACTTTTAACAGATGAGAAAGTCATCTCGGCTAAAACGAAACGTATACTGCAAAAGGCCATGGCGGCTGGCCATCAAGTCATGATTGCAACCGGCCGGCCGTACCGGGCAAGCGGGATCTATTATGAAGAGCTTGAGCTGACGACGCCGATTGTGAACTTTAACGGCGCATTCGTCCATCATCCGTCAGATGCCCGCTGGGGAGTACATCATTCCCCGATCAGCTTGAATGTGGTTCACGAAGTGGTGGAATCTCTGCATGACTTTGATTTCTATAATGTCGTCGCGGAAGTGAAGGATGATGTCTATGTCCACCAGCACGATGAAAAATTGCTGAACATCTTCAAGTTCGGTGATCCCGAAGTTACAGTCGGTGATTTGCGCAATTACTTGAAGGCCGATCCGACTTCCATGCTGATCCACGCACCAGTGGAGAAAGTTCCGCTGATACATGATCATTTGAACGCCGTCCATGCGGAAGCCATCGACCATCGGCGCTGGGGTGCTCCTTGGCATGTAATCGAAATTGTCCGCAGCGGGATGAACAAGGCTGTCGGACTTGACCGCGTCGCCAAGTCGCTCGATATCCCCCGGGAGCGGATCATCGCTTTTGGTGATGAAGACAACGACCTCGAAATGATTGAATATGCCGGGGTAGGGGTTGCGATGGATAATGCCATCGATTCATTGAAATCCATTGCCAATGAAATTACATCATCCAATAATGCGGACGGAATTGCCGAATTGCTTGCTGACCGTTTAAAACTATAA